One part of the Candidatus Poribacteria bacterium genome encodes these proteins:
- a CDS encoding RNA polymerase sigma factor: protein MRGQVGSLTLNGISGIVARVDGTGDRIETTQSPAPALENTAGHPNATHAVGVDQNRSTQHLRDATEFDDATADAELIEAAQAGDTRAFDVLMQRYRSRVFMLAYQKTKSYEDALDITQETFVRAFLALPKWRPQASWYTWLFRITYNLCIDFHRARSRRRTESLDEPESQIPEPATSGFASRPDRVAEENELADIIRDAVDGLSDRQREVFVLHHYGGLQVKEVAEALAIAEGTAKIHLFRAVAKLREVLRPMREGHHI, encoded by the coding sequence ATGCGCGGCCAAGTCGGGTCGTTGACTCTCAACGGCATCAGCGGTATCGTCGCGAGAGTAGACGGTACGGGCGACAGGATCGAGACCACTCAGAGCCCGGCGCCAGCCCTGGAGAACACGGCGGGGCATCCGAACGCAACCCATGCGGTAGGTGTGGATCAGAACCGATCGACACAACACCTACGGGACGCGACGGAGTTCGATGATGCGACGGCGGATGCGGAGCTCATCGAAGCCGCACAGGCTGGAGACACGCGAGCGTTCGACGTGCTCATGCAGCGCTATCGGTCGCGGGTCTTCATGCTGGCTTACCAGAAGACGAAGAGCTACGAGGACGCTCTCGACATCACACAGGAAACGTTTGTGCGCGCGTTCCTGGCTCTGCCGAAGTGGCGGCCCCAGGCGAGCTGGTACACGTGGCTCTTCCGCATCACGTACAACCTCTGCATCGACTTCCATCGTGCGCGCAGCCGCCGACGGACAGAATCGTTGGACGAGCCGGAATCGCAAATCCCTGAGCCGGCGACGTCAGGCTTTGCGAGCCGACCGGACCGCGTCGCCGAAGAGAACGAGCTAGCCGACATCATCCGCGATGCTGTCGACGGACTCTCGGATCGTCAGCGCGAAGTATTCGTGCTGCACCACTACGGCGGTCTACAGGTGAAGGAAGTCGCGGAAGCCCTTGCGATTGCCGAAGGAACCGCCAAAATCCACCTGTTCCGAGCCGTCGCGAAGCTGAGAGAGGTCCTTCGACCGATGCGCGAGGGACACCATATCTGA